From Bifidobacterium sp. ESL0790, one genomic window encodes:
- a CDS encoding PhoH family protein → MASAKRVITIPTTLDPVAVLGPGDDVLREVERAFPHVAVFVRGNRIEVSAYSKRDEIEADKVADVFAEIIQSAYESPVESGNVRRMLEAREIGRHARLNGNAERGTATGERSGKASLNASGSSDYRSAARDYSVDTAYGEDDETVSEGRRKPRIPGVITMAAGEPVRAKTAGQVFYVGAIEENTITFAIGPAGTGKTYLAVAKAVRAFQDGKVSRIILTRPAVEAGESLGFLPGTLNDKVDPYLRPLYDALSDMLGTGQLHRYMSDGTIEVAPLAYMRGRTLNDAFVILDEAQNTTEQQMKMFLTRLGFNTKMVITGDVTQIDLTVPHSGLRSIESILGGIDDIAFVHLGAKDVVRHALVGRIVKAYDTHDAARQRRSARHDNSSDGDGTQADVNSSIETSSRTMDSSEGAGSER, encoded by the coding sequence CTGCGCGAGGTCGAACGCGCCTTCCCGCACGTCGCCGTGTTCGTGCGGGGCAACCGCATCGAGGTTTCGGCATACTCCAAGCGGGATGAGATCGAGGCCGACAAGGTCGCCGATGTGTTCGCCGAGATCATCCAATCCGCATACGAGTCGCCGGTCGAGTCGGGCAATGTGCGCAGGATGCTTGAGGCCCGTGAGATCGGCAGGCACGCCAGACTCAACGGCAATGCGGAACGTGGCACGGCGACGGGCGAGAGAAGCGGCAAGGCTTCGCTGAACGCTTCAGGCTCTTCCGATTATCGTTCGGCCGCGCGTGATTACAGCGTCGATACCGCATACGGTGAGGATGACGAGACAGTGTCTGAGGGACGCCGCAAGCCACGCATCCCCGGGGTTATCACGATGGCCGCGGGCGAGCCGGTGCGTGCGAAAACCGCGGGCCAGGTCTTCTACGTCGGCGCGATCGAGGAGAACACCATCACCTTCGCCATCGGCCCCGCCGGCACCGGCAAGACCTACTTGGCCGTCGCCAAGGCGGTGCGCGCCTTCCAGGACGGCAAGGTGAGCCGCATCATCCTCACGCGCCCGGCCGTGGAGGCGGGGGAGAGCCTCGGCTTTTTGCCCGGCACCCTCAACGACAAGGTCGACCCCTACCTGCGTCCACTCTACGACGCGCTTTCCGACATGCTCGGCACCGGCCAGCTGCACCGCTACATGTCCGACGGCACCATCGAGGTCGCCCCGCTTGCCTACATGCGCGGCCGCACCCTGAACGATGCGTTCGTCATCCTCGACGAGGCGCAGAACACCACCGAGCAGCAGATGAAGATGTTCCTCACCCGCCTCGGCTTCAACACCAAGATGGTCATCACCGGTGACGTGACGCAAATCGATCTGACGGTGCCCCATTCCGGACTGCGGTCGATCGAATCGATTCTCGGCGGCATCGATGACATCGCGTTCGTGCATCTGGGCGCCAAGGACGTGGTGCGACACGCGCTCGTCGGCAGAATCGTGAAGGCCTATGATACCCACGACGCTGCCCGTCAGCGCAGAAGCGCGCGTCACGATAATTCCAGTGACGGTGACGGCACACAAGCCGACGTGAATAGCAGCATAGAAACAAGTAGCAGGACCATGGATTCGAGCGAAGGAGCCGGCAGTGAGCGTTGA